One Candidatus Obscuribacterales bacterium genomic window, CGGTTGCTTCAGGCGATCAGAGTTATTTCCAGCCTGCCCGGTCAACAATTTCTACAACCTTGGGGTTATTGCGGCCGTAGGACGCTACGTTCACCGCATCAACCTTGAAGTTACCTAGTTCCGCCACAATCGGATCGACATTGACCCCTTCTAGCACCGGGTATTCATTATTGCCCGCCGCAAAGATTTCCTGCGCTTCGGGGCTAACTAGATATTCAATAAACGCGATCGCATTCTCGGGATTGGGAGCCGTAGCTAACACACCAGCACCACTGATATTCACGTGGGTGCCGCGATCATCTTGGTTGGGGAAAAAGATACCCACTTGCTCTGCTACAGCTTGCTCAGCCGGATCTTCAGACTTAGCTAGCCTTGCCCAGTAGTAGTGGTTGGCGATCGCTACATCACATTGTCCTGATGCTACTGCCTTAATCTGATCCGTATCTCCTCCTTCAGGCTCACGGGCTAGATTACTCACCAAACCTTCTACCCATTCCTGAGTCGCTTCTTCTCCCATGGTTTCCACCATCGAGCCAACGAGGGAAAGGTTATAGATATTGCCCGAACTACGAATGCAGACACGCCCCTGCCATTTGGGATCAGCTAAGTCTTCGTAGGTGGAAAGCTCAGATGGATCCACCGTATCTTTGTTGTAGACAATGACCCGAGCCCTGGTCGTTAGCCCAAACCAGAGACCGTCAGGATGGCGCAGGTTCTCAGGGATGGCGGCTGTCAACACATCTGACTCCACAGGCTGCAGCAATCCTTCCTGCTCGGCTAGCCAGAGCCGTCCTGCATCCACGGTCATATAGACATCAGCTGGACTGTTAGCTCCTTCGCTCTTGAT contains:
- a CDS encoding Fe(3+) ABC transporter substrate-binding protein yields the protein MMKLKRRTLFAGLTGAAMAIAIGCASQPTDTATDTATDAAPDTASAPASDGEVVNLYSSRHYDTDNSLYEGFTEETGIEVNLIEGDADELLERIKSEGANSPADVYMTVDAGRLWLAEQEGLLQPVESDVLTAAIPENLRHPDGLWFGLTTRARVIVYNKDTVDPSELSTYEDLADPKWQGRVCIRSSGNIYNLSLVGSMVETMGEEATQEWVEGLVSNLAREPEGGDTDQIKAVASGQCDVAIANHYYWARLAKSEDPAEQAVAEQVGIFFPNQDDRGTHVNISGAGVLATAPNPENAIAFIEYLVSPEAQEIFAAGNNEYPVLEGVNVDPIVAELGNFKVDAVNVASYGRNNPKVVEIVDRAGWK